One genomic window of Planctomonas sp. JC2975 includes the following:
- a CDS encoding ATP-dependent Clp protease proteolytic subunit: MTESRTISPPQQPVFDRLLDDRILFLGVEVDDGIANELCAKLLLLAATDPHRDIQLYINSPGGSVTAGFAIYDAMQFVSPDIVTVGIGFAASMGQFLLSSGTPGKRFVLPNTRVVMHQPHGGFGGTASDISRQAEQIVKFKNEMARLTAEQTGHAIEEILRDGDRDAWYNANEAVDYGFADAVISSQEALSGTGIR; this comes from the coding sequence ATGACGGAGTCCCGCACCATCAGCCCACCGCAGCAGCCCGTTTTCGACCGGCTGCTGGACGACCGCATCCTCTTCCTCGGTGTGGAGGTGGACGACGGCATCGCCAACGAGCTCTGCGCCAAGCTGCTGCTCCTGGCGGCGACGGACCCGCACCGCGACATCCAGCTCTACATCAACTCGCCAGGGGGATCGGTCACGGCCGGCTTCGCCATCTACGACGCGATGCAGTTCGTCAGCCCGGACATCGTGACGGTCGGCATCGGATTCGCGGCGTCGATGGGTCAGTTCCTGCTGAGCTCCGGCACCCCAGGCAAGCGCTTCGTGCTGCCCAACACCAGGGTCGTGATGCACCAGCCGCACGGCGGATTCGGCGGCACCGCCTCCGACATCAGCCGACAGGCGGAGCAGATCGTGAAGTTCAAGAACGAGATGGCGCGCCTCACCGCAGAGCAGACGGGCCACGCGATCGAGGAGATCCTGCGCGACGGCGACCGCGATGCCTGGTACAACGCGAACGAGGCGGTGGACTACGGATTCGCAGACGCCGTGATCTCCTCGCAGGAGGCCTTGTCGGGCACCGGCATCCGCTGA
- a CDS encoding lysophospholipid acyltransferase family protein: MTTLSRPERPIASSAVLPPMATTAGRTDMTTAGRPESGASAASASPVDGHETRRDDAPSPRPGFLYSFGRFVVAPVARVLYRPRVIGRRNVPKQGAVILASNHLSFIDSVVIPVVAPRRIQFLAKSHYFEGTGLVGWIKRTFFEAIGAVGVKRGAGRDSQTALEISKSILDAGSAFALYPEGTRSRDGRIYRGRTGVAWLALTTGAPVVPVGLIGTERLQPVGTRMPVFARVTVAFGEPIDLSTFGPATSGKARREATDAVMAAIQKLSGQVAAGTYNEAPSDEPAA; the protein is encoded by the coding sequence ATGACCACACTGTCGCGGCCGGAGCGCCCCATCGCGTCATCCGCAGTCCTTCCGCCCATGGCCACGACAGCCGGTCGAACGGACATGACCACGGCCGGACGACCGGAATCCGGTGCTTCTGCCGCATCCGCCTCCCCTGTCGACGGCCACGAGACGCGTCGGGATGACGCGCCCAGCCCGCGTCCCGGCTTCCTGTACAGTTTCGGCCGCTTCGTCGTCGCGCCCGTCGCCCGCGTGCTCTACCGACCCCGCGTGATCGGCCGTCGCAACGTGCCGAAGCAGGGCGCCGTCATCCTCGCCAGCAACCACCTGTCGTTCATCGACAGCGTCGTGATCCCGGTGGTCGCGCCGCGTCGCATCCAGTTCCTCGCCAAGTCCCACTACTTCGAGGGAACGGGACTCGTGGGCTGGATCAAGCGCACCTTCTTCGAGGCGATCGGCGCCGTCGGCGTCAAGCGCGGCGCCGGGCGGGACTCCCAGACAGCGCTGGAGATCAGCAAGAGCATCCTGGACGCCGGCAGCGCGTTCGCCCTCTACCCCGAGGGCACGCGATCGCGCGACGGGCGCATCTACCGGGGCCGCACCGGCGTTGCATGGCTCGCGCTCACGACCGGCGCCCCCGTCGTGCCTGTCGGCCTCATCGGCACGGAGCGTCTCCAGCCCGTCGGCACGCGGATGCCCGTCTTCGCTCGCGTGACCGTCGCGTTCGGAGAGCCCATCGACCTCTCCACGTTCGGTCCGGCGACGAGTGGCAAGGCACGCCGTGAGGCAACAGACGCAGTGATGGCGGCGATCCAGAAGCTCAGCGGTCAGGTCGCGGCCGGCACGTACAACGAAGCGCCGTCGGACGAGCCCGCCGCCTGA
- a CDS encoding aminotransferase class III-fold pyridoxal phosphate-dependent enzyme has product MPREFSVPQSRAVLTPLPGPRSVELQKRREASVSRGAGTLANIYMDHASGAILVDVDGNRLIDLGCGIGVTTIGHAHPAVAAAAFEQANKLTHTLFTVTPYENYVRVAEKLAEITPGDFEKHSILVNSGAEAVENAVKIARKYTGRRAIVSLEHAFHGRTNLTMAMTYRPWPERAGMGPFPGELYSVPGSYPFKDGLSGDEAADRTIDYIETHIGASEIAAFFAEPIQGDGGIVIPADGYFARIAEYCRDNGIVFVADEIQAGIGRTGTWYSIEHFGAVPDLVTSAKGIAGGFPLAAVTGRAEIMDAVQPGGIGGTFGGNPVSTAAALATFEAIESENLIAEAQRVERVLRARIGDWAERFGVVGEVRGKGAMWGIELVVPGTRKPNPEALTAVLRHATSNGVIALDSGSWDSVLRLLPSVVISEELIDDAASVIEVALAAQSV; this is encoded by the coding sequence ATGCCCCGCGAATTCTCCGTGCCGCAGTCTCGTGCCGTCCTGACCCCCCTCCCCGGACCGCGCTCCGTCGAGTTGCAGAAGCGGCGTGAAGCATCCGTTTCGCGCGGCGCAGGCACACTGGCGAACATCTACATGGACCACGCCTCCGGCGCGATCCTCGTGGATGTCGACGGCAACCGGCTCATCGACCTGGGATGCGGCATCGGGGTCACGACGATCGGTCACGCGCATCCCGCCGTGGCGGCCGCAGCCTTCGAGCAGGCCAACAAGCTCACGCACACCCTCTTCACCGTGACGCCGTACGAGAACTACGTGCGGGTGGCCGAGAAGCTCGCCGAGATCACGCCTGGCGACTTCGAGAAGCACTCCATCCTGGTGAACTCCGGTGCAGAGGCCGTCGAGAACGCCGTGAAGATCGCACGCAAGTACACCGGTCGCCGGGCGATCGTCTCGCTCGAGCACGCATTCCACGGCCGCACCAACCTCACGATGGCGATGACCTACCGCCCGTGGCCGGAACGCGCAGGCATGGGTCCGTTCCCCGGAGAGCTGTACAGCGTGCCGGGGAGCTATCCGTTCAAGGACGGCCTCAGCGGCGACGAGGCCGCCGACCGGACCATCGACTACATCGAGACGCACATCGGCGCGAGCGAGATCGCCGCGTTCTTCGCCGAGCCGATCCAGGGCGACGGCGGCATCGTCATTCCGGCCGACGGATACTTCGCACGCATCGCCGAGTACTGCCGCGACAACGGCATCGTCTTCGTCGCCGACGAGATCCAGGCCGGAATCGGCCGCACCGGAACGTGGTATTCCATCGAGCACTTCGGCGCCGTCCCCGACCTCGTGACGAGTGCGAAGGGCATCGCAGGAGGGTTCCCGCTCGCGGCCGTCACCGGTCGCGCCGAGATCATGGACGCCGTGCAGCCCGGCGGCATCGGCGGAACCTTCGGCGGCAACCCCGTCTCGACGGCCGCTGCACTGGCGACGTTCGAGGCCATCGAGAGCGAGAACCTGATCGCAGAAGCACAGCGCGTCGAGCGCGTGCTGCGCGCACGGATCGGCGACTGGGCCGAGCGTTTCGGCGTCGTCGGCGAGGTGCGCGGCAAGGGCGCCATGTGGGGCATCGAGCTCGTCGTGCCCGGCACGCGCAAGCCGAACCCCGAAGCGCTCACGGCCGTGTTGCGTCACGCGACGAGCAATGGTGTGATCGCACTCGACTCCGGCAGCTGGGACAGCGTGCTCCGGCTCCTGCCGTCCGTCGTGATCAGCGAGGAGCTCATCGATGACGCCGCGAGCGTGATCGAGGTGGCCCTGGCGGCGCAGTCCGTCTGA
- a CDS encoding helix-turn-helix transcriptional regulator yields the protein MLLRHAVGSAIRRLRQARGLTLREVSQASAISLPYLSEIERGRKEPSSEIIQTVCVVLGVTLRELMRETDVELVVAERAAARGMAPILDLTARRRDQEAAASTRSQHLLPSASEPGAPRRSQARMPAPAPARRSPVGEVRAFVSAAGEPLLLAA from the coding sequence ATGCTGTTGAGGCACGCGGTCGGATCGGCGATCCGACGACTGAGGCAGGCACGCGGACTGACTCTGCGGGAGGTGTCGCAGGCATCCGCCATCTCCCTTCCCTACCTCTCGGAGATCGAGCGAGGCCGCAAGGAACCCTCGAGCGAGATCATCCAGACGGTGTGCGTCGTGCTCGGCGTGACGCTGCGCGAGCTGATGCGCGAAACGGATGTCGAACTCGTCGTCGCGGAACGTGCGGCAGCACGAGGCATGGCCCCGATCCTCGACCTCACGGCCAGGCGTCGTGACCAGGAAGCCGCGGCATCGACGCGGTCGCAGCACCTGCTGCCGAGCGCGAGCGAGCCGGGCGCGCCACGCAGAAGCCAGGCGCGGATGCCCGCACCGGCACCTGCCCGCCGATCGCCCGTCGGCGAGGTGCGAGCGTTCGTCTCCGCAGCCGGGGAGCCGCTGCTGCTCGCCGCCTGA
- a CDS encoding FKBP-type peptidyl-prolyl cis-trans isomerase — MVHTEVAPTPHSESDAVRLKIPAVLAVSAAAALLLAGCAGSGTGASTATPSASAKSASTACNPPKSGSVSDAVKVTGDVGKDNTAAEPTVTFTKPLKATDTQRSYVSKGDGAQAKTGATVDISMVVYNGTSGAKLTSNGYAGTATIPVTVGGGSLIPGLTQAVECAPVGSRLVTTATAKDAWGGDPSSNVSSLKATDTVVFVVDILSSVPSKADGTPQAAQDGFPTVKLAASGQPTVTIPKSLKAPTETKIEELKQGDGATVADGDSVTVQYQGVNWRTGKVFDQSWGRGLSTMQTSQVIPGFTKALVGQKVGSQVLVVIPPADGYGTTGNSQAGIKGTDTLVFVIDILETQH, encoded by the coding sequence ATGGTGCACACTGAGGTGGCCCCCACTCCACATTCAGAAAGCGATGCCGTGCGCCTGAAGATCCCAGCAGTCCTCGCCGTATCCGCCGCTGCCGCCCTGCTGCTCGCCGGATGCGCCGGTTCAGGCACTGGCGCCAGCACGGCGACCCCTTCCGCCTCCGCGAAGTCCGCGTCGACGGCGTGCAACCCGCCGAAGTCGGGCAGCGTTTCCGATGCTGTCAAGGTGACCGGTGACGTCGGCAAGGACAACACCGCAGCGGAGCCGACGGTGACGTTCACGAAGCCGCTGAAGGCGACGGACACCCAGCGCAGCTACGTCAGCAAGGGTGACGGCGCACAGGCGAAGACGGGTGCGACGGTCGACATCTCGATGGTCGTCTACAACGGTACGAGCGGTGCGAAGCTCACGAGCAACGGATACGCGGGCACGGCGACCATTCCGGTCACCGTCGGCGGCGGCTCCCTGATCCCCGGCCTGACGCAGGCGGTGGAGTGCGCACCGGTCGGGTCCCGCTTGGTCACGACGGCGACGGCCAAGGACGCCTGGGGCGGCGACCCGTCGTCGAACGTCAGCAGCCTGAAGGCAACGGACACCGTCGTCTTCGTGGTGGACATCCTCTCGTCGGTGCCGTCGAAGGCCGACGGCACCCCGCAGGCCGCTCAGGACGGATTCCCCACCGTGAAGCTGGCCGCAAGCGGCCAGCCGACGGTCACCATCCCGAAGAGCCTCAAGGCTCCCACCGAGACCAAGATCGAGGAGCTCAAGCAAGGCGACGGTGCCACTGTCGCGGATGGCGACTCGGTCACCGTCCAGTACCAGGGCGTCAACTGGCGCACCGGCAAGGTCTTCGACCAGAGCTGGGGTCGCGGTCTCTCCACGATGCAGACCTCGCAGGTGATCCCCGGGTTCACGAAGGCACTCGTCGGGCAGAAGGTCGGTTCGCAGGTGCTCGTCGTCATCCCACCGGCCGACGGCTACGGCACGACGGGAAACTCGCAGGCCGGCATCAAGGGCACGGACACGCTCGTCTTCGTCATCGACATCCTGGAGACCCAGCACTGA